One genomic region from Acidimicrobiales bacterium encodes:
- a CDS encoding OB-fold nucleic acid binding domain-containing protein, translating into MGLLKKLRTPVEEHDRAKLADFCTSIAGATPIAEVQPRSYVTVVGEISSVRIVPKTGGSPWLEATIKDGTGAMVAMWTGRRRMPGIRTGRRLKMSGRGAPDGAAARLKVLNPEYELL; encoded by the coding sequence ATGGGACTGCTCAAGAAACTTCGCACGCCGGTCGAGGAACACGACCGGGCCAAGCTCGCCGACTTCTGCACGTCGATCGCCGGCGCTACGCCGATCGCCGAGGTGCAGCCGCGCAGCTACGTGACGGTGGTGGGCGAGATCTCGAGTGTGCGCATCGTGCCCAAGACGGGCGGGTCGCCGTGGCTCGAGGCCACGATCAAGGACGGCACCGGTGCGATGGTCGCCATGTGGACGGGTCGGCGCCGCATGCCCGGCATCCGCACGGGCCGCCGGCTCAAGATGTCAGGCCGCGGCGCGCCCGATGGCGCGGCGGCGCGGCTCAAGGTGCTGA